In Methanosarcina siciliae T4/M, one genomic interval encodes:
- a CDS encoding polysaccharide deacetylase family protein, which translates to MSNEIIVKGNPNIPNIALTFDDGPGRVTPYILDGLRKYGVRATFFCLGCCIEKNIAAQNHDSKYITGSEIVKRANEEGHLIAVHSYDHRALPELTDEETLNKKLTRTKNIITDLIGKTPVYFRPPYGRTDDRVNKIVKALDLKIVLWSCRSADSSTEHGIILDGSLKYKYGPTDIYNNIMRNTENGSIILCHDGHSGTHDANFGIVSALDRAIPELQQKGFNFVTVDELLATGNYIIRD; encoded by the coding sequence ATGTCAAACGAGATAATTGTAAAAGGCAATCCTAACATCCCTAATATTGCTCTGACCTTTGATGACGGTCCTGGCAGAGTAACTCCGTATATTCTTGATGGGCTCCGAAAATATGGAGTCAGAGCTACATTTTTTTGTCTTGGATGCTGTATTGAGAAAAACATTGCTGCTCAAAATCATGATAGCAAATACATAACGGGCAGTGAAATTGTCAAACGTGCAAATGAAGAAGGCCATCTCATAGCCGTTCATTCTTATGATCATCGAGCTCTTCCAGAACTTACTGATGAAGAAACCCTTAACAAAAAATTGACCAGAACCAAAAATATAATCACTGATTTGATCGGAAAAACCCCTGTGTACTTTCGTCCTCCATATGGCAGGACTGACGATAGAGTAAATAAGATAGTAAAAGCGCTTGACCTAAAAATCGTTTTATGGAGCTGTCGCTCAGCAGATAGTTCTACCGAACATGGTATTATTCTTGACGGATCTCTCAAATACAAATACGGGCCAACGGATATTTACAACAACATAATGAGAAACACTGAAAACGGATCAATTATTTTATGCCATGATGGACACAGTGGAACCCACGACGCAAATTTCGGGATTGTATCGGCTTTAGACAGAGCGATCCCGGAATTACAGCAAAAGGGGTTTAATTTTGTAACAGTAGATGAATTATTGGCGACTGGAAATTACATAATCCGAGATTGA
- a CDS encoding MerR family transcriptional regulator — translation MLIDQIPIGKFSFMTRLSRKALRLYDRKGLLVPEIKDSFTGYRYYTVPQIEQGMKIKTFTFLGFSLEEISMLLDAESKGNSEFIETCFRKRLEEVRLEAVQLQRIESILQGACKHSGKVMEIFKMSVTEPVIKEIPELRVLSKREKGTFVVTIGKLINEICACVSSPENQRNRVKTTGPIMFLCHDEEYKETGADIEITLPVSGRVSVEDPKLEIKTLPAMKAISVIYRGPYHEVEVAYNRIFSFAEENNLETILPSRELYFNDPAEVPEEELMTEVQVQFRER, via the coding sequence ATGCTAATCGATCAAATTCCAATTGGTAAGTTTTCCTTTATGACTCGTCTCTCCCGGAAAGCTCTCAGGCTCTACGATAGGAAAGGGCTGCTAGTCCCGGAAATAAAAGATTCTTTTACAGGTTACCGTTATTATACGGTTCCTCAGATCGAGCAGGGAATGAAGATAAAGACCTTTACTTTTCTGGGATTTTCCCTTGAGGAAATTTCCATGCTTCTGGACGCAGAAAGCAAAGGAAATTCCGAGTTTATTGAGACCTGTTTCAGGAAGAGGCTTGAGGAGGTCCGGCTGGAGGCTGTGCAGCTGCAGAGGATTGAGAGCATTTTGCAGGGCGCCTGCAAACATAGTGGAAAAGTTATGGAGATATTTAAAATGTCAGTTACAGAACCCGTAATTAAAGAAATTCCAGAGCTCCGTGTCCTGAGCAAGCGTGAAAAAGGAACTTTTGTAGTAACCATAGGAAAGCTAATCAATGAAATCTGTGCATGCGTCAGCAGTCCTGAAAACCAGCGGAACCGAGTAAAAACTACAGGCCCTATTATGTTCCTCTGCCATGATGAAGAATACAAGGAAACAGGTGCGGACATAGAGATCACACTTCCGGTCTCAGGCCGGGTCTCAGTTGAAGACCCAAAATTGGAGATAAAGACACTGCCGGCTATGAAGGCCATTTCAGTTATCTATCGAGGCCCGTACCATGAAGTTGAAGTGGCATACAACAGGATTTTCTCCTTTGCAGAGGAAAATAACCTGGAAACAATTCTGCCAAGCAGGGAATTATATTTTAATGACCCTGCTGAAGTCCCGGAAGAAGAACTAATGACTGAAGTCCAGGTTCAGTTCAGAGAGAGGTAA
- a CDS encoding YkgJ family cysteine cluster protein: MDRRQRFKKHDWLISKTQSILEHYSCPESCNASCCKHHIIDFSRKEYEKILKNVDKENANILKSNAVKSELEGCYKAINAVEQCPLLINSKCRIYDNRPEACRNFPFVIIPDEEAGFGLTLLLCPMSVNIIQDYTQWYKSVNSTMHSRLNALYEQYKNIDKNNDFCIEMKEHNLDSFIEFLERK; the protein is encoded by the coding sequence ATGGATAGAAGACAACGTTTTAAAAAACACGACTGGTTGATCTCAAAAACTCAAAGTATACTTGAACATTATAGCTGTCCTGAATCATGTAATGCAAGTTGCTGCAAACATCATATTATCGATTTTAGCAGAAAAGAATATGAGAAAATCTTAAAAAATGTAGATAAAGAAAATGCGAATATATTAAAATCGAATGCGGTAAAATCAGAGTTGGAAGGATGTTATAAAGCAATAAATGCCGTCGAACAGTGCCCGTTATTGATAAACTCAAAATGCAGAATATACGATAATAGGCCGGAAGCGTGTAGAAATTTTCCTTTTGTAATTATTCCGGATGAGGAAGCAGGATTCGGTTTAACGTTGTTATTGTGCCCGATGTCCGTTAACATAATTCAAGATTATACTCAGTGGTATAAATCGGTAAATTCGACAATGCATAGTCGACTAAATGCCTTGTACGAACAGTATAAAAACATAGACAAAAATAATGATTTTTGTATTGAAATGAAAGAGCATAATTTAGATTCGTTCATAGAATTTCTTGAAAGGAAATGA